A region of the Dermatophagoides farinae isolate YC_2012a chromosome 7, ASM2471394v1, whole genome shotgun sequence genome:
tacCAAAAATTGTGCATCATTCAACTTAGCTAGCAACTATTCATGCAATAAATCTAGAGAActagattcttttttctttattagaATCGggcgaaaacaaaaaacaaaactaaaaatgaaaaaaaacatccatgATGTCGGCTTTGTTTGTTACTATAAGGTGACACACACGACacgacaacaaatgaatcgaaacGATTccgatttcatcatttggcATCAGACCAATCTGAGACAACTGTACTTTATAAAAAACCGGCAAGATTATATTATTTTCGGGTGAtaccttgttgttgttgttgttgtcttgtcttgtgtgtgtgtgtgcgtttgtttgttttttcactgaTTTTATACGCATTTTACTAATGCTgattaatgtttgtttttttcgttcaattcaaatgaaaaaagttaattttttttacactttttttttattgaatgacAAGTGACTGCCTGTCATCTGTCATCATATCGAAAAAAACCCATTATTTTGAGTCTGGCTCTGACAtaacagaatcatcattgttgtccTCGATTCTTAAAAtaacttcttttttttattgtaatgGCCATCTATCTATTTAGCAATTACAATGATTTGCATTGAATTCGTAATACGATAATCATTAAttccttgttttttttaatggatTTGTTTGCTAATTGGAATTGGatttctcttttcttttctatttttttccatgtgatttagtaaaatttttgttggtgGTCTACCATGGGATACAACTGAATGTAAGTATTGTCTGTCACACAAtgtttaccaaaaaaaaaaaaattccgaatggaaattttgttcctaatcgatcaaaaaaaaaaattagtaaCCCGAACTGTTAGTGAGAATTTTTCCGTCAAAATGGATCGAAAGAATTCGATCAGTtgacattcaaatcaatatacAATATCGATTctaattcaatgttttttcatgCAATTAATACCATTCTGTAATTACcgatgtttatttttctttttttgcagATGATCTTGAATATTACTTTAGTCATTTTGGTAAAGTCACCGAGATCAATATCAAATATGATCCAATGTCATGTTTAACACgtggtttttgtttcgtaACATTTCAATCTGAAGAAACTGTCCGCACTATACTCCGGAAACCTGTTCATATAATTAAAGgcaaaataattgaattaaaacgTGCTAAATATAGACCAATTTGTAAAAAAGTATTTGTTGGTGGCCTGGATCCATTGATCACTGAACAAGATATTAAAACATATTTCTCACAATATGGAACGGTATGTATGGCTTTTGTTATGTTTTTGATCCATTCTATTGATCATTGGTCTTTCATTCCTTGTCCAGGTAATTGCCATAGAATCACCTAAAGATAAAATACGTAATCGAAAACGTGAATTctgtttcattgttttcgATAGTGAAACAGCTGTCGATCGTGCCTGTTATTATCCACGACAATACATTATCAATAGGATTTGTGATGTAAAAAAAGCACAACCACAACCCATTtgttatcaacaaaaacgtaTGGCTGCCACTGCCGGTTTAGATCAAACGCTCAGTACAGctcatttgaataaaattctacTAAGTGATGGTGGAAAAACGGCAGCAGTTGCTGCTAATATCGCAACAGTCGCACCAGATAACAGTGCCACCAGTTCATTACCACCCGATACTCTAAATCCGGTATTGACACCATTGGGAACCATTCTTTATTATCAACCTTTGAATTCTGCCCGTATTACGACAACGGCTACACCTACGTCTAGCCTCAGCCCTCGTATAATGCCAATAGTGGCTACCAGACCACCACCACAGGCAACAGGAACAACGATACCCTTTGTGCCATATCCGGCTACAGGAATCTATTCTCCACAAGCTTTGTATGCTTCTATGGCTTCCTCGGTTACAAATGGTTATACTCATAATTTAATTACCGGCGCCGCCAATGCTACAGCAGTTACAACGGCTAATCAAACATCAAATCCATTAGTTGAACCATCAAGTGTAGCTGATTATTACCTGAATTATTATGCTCAAACAGCAGCCTATTATgcccaacaacaacaacaacaacaacagactattaatgaatcaatgtcCAGATCGGTTGCACCGAATCCATCAACAATGgccatcatatcatcatctcgttcatcatcatcaagtacatcatcgacaactgaatcatcatcggaaTCAAATAATATTCTTTCATATAAATCATGCCTTAATACGAATCCAATCATTGGCAAGCCTTCATCATTAGCAGCATATTCATTTGCACATCCACCAAGAATGACTTCTTCTTATtcacaccatcatcatacatttaTCTATGATACAGAGGGTACAACAACTTCCTCTAATACACCGACgaataattgatcaaattgacattcataaattcattaaaaatcCATGCAAAAATATACATGTGATCTCATCTCATCTCATTAATCAATCGGCCCTTATACGACGATAATTCTTTAGTCATTTTCATACACACTCACACGCACACACCAAGAATAAACAGAATACACGtgcacaattttttcttttgagtgattccattattatatattgatttgttgtttttattgattattgttatatGATAATCgacatttttcaacaattttcattgtttatgTCATtaatcacaattttttctcaaaaaaataataaaagctATTGTTCCACACACGCTGcttgtgagtgtgtgtgtttgatcgataaataaaaatctgaattgaaattagattcaatttttatgtctggccaaaaaaactttctttttgtttttttggctgccaatcaaaaaaaaaactgaaaaaagaACTTTTTCCAGCCTGACATATatacaatcaataaattaatcgattgGGAACCACCAAAGAATTCTTTGATGCCACAATTATTACCACACACACCATCATTTGATCGGTTGTTTATACGACGATGATCAATTTCGGtctggttggttggtttgaTGTATGGCAATTGGCTGGCTATATCAATGGtgtattcatttcattcgattcattgatgattcgaatgttttctATGATTGGTTAGCGAAaatgcaatcatcatcattcaggaTTTGgtcaattgtcatcatctgttgctggtggtggtcattGATTGGATGGCCAATACAAATGTAAATATTGTTCTCTTTGAATCATAATTTAATGTATAttgatatattgattttgatgaattttataGTTGCCAATGTTCATCagatatattgaaaattagtGAAATGGTACGGCAAATGGTAAACAAACGACATTATAATAAAGATATTCGACCAGATTATGGTAGTGGTGGACCATTAATTGTTAATGTTACTATCGCTATACATGATATTTATGATATATCGGATGTAAATATggtaatcatcaatgaatgaattgatcgaATGATTGTTTACTTGACTTACcaaaatgattcttttttcttattgATCAAAAGGATTTCACTATCGATCTTCATTTTCGTCAATATTGGCGTGATTCAAGACTTATGTTCGAA
Encoded here:
- the LOC124497146 gene encoding uncharacterized protein LOC124497146 isoform X1, with translation MVSNNRYRCPHNNDNDNGNGDDGGGNHFDPIGNNDNDDDDENSERRRRQRQYSNRSGIIINDSNTYNHNSGSSINNVDGGMKLRSNRIIGTIMTTVVCGGSPSKTTTGDDVENFQNQDSSFSLKSDQNGMKLLLFEDSIINANNSSTSDTFKSINNNRDSKIIIANNVKTTLGDKRKIPTRQQPKTPSTIHIPRQQQRRSSDDDQVIKAKSQNQFSNESTINQTNQRNKRSSSSTTTTNKQQTQDNNFAQKRRRLRRPIWNTNSTKKSTSSLSDVSYFEQQKQQKKIVTTTTTEEEDIDNHSIRSSSPMNICQSSSNDSDSGCMSSSYGESIQSPSTTPQQSIVVKSSMESSQSINGSNDNNGDNCGTLSSSTTTSSSLSVAIRTPPSTYDPNGFGVIEDQPEQNVHECREQDDEPNKIFVGGLPWDTTEYDLEYYFSHFGKVTEINIKYDPMSCLTRGFCFVTFQSEETVRTILRKPVHIIKGKIIELKRAKYRPICKKVFVGGLDPLITEQDIKTYFSQYGTVIAIESPKDKIRNRKREFCFIVFDSETAVDRACYYPRQYIINRICDVKKAQPQPICYQQKRMAATAGLDQTLSTAHLNKILLSDGGKTAAVAANIATVAPDNSATSSLPPDTLNPVLTPLGTILYYQPLNSARITTTATPTSSLSPRIMPIVATRPPPQATGTTIPFVPYPATGIYSPQALYASMASSVTNGYTHNLITGAANATAVTTANQTSNPLVEPSSVADYYLNYYAQTAAYYAQQQQQQQQTINESMSRSVAPNPSTMAIISSSRSSSSSTSSTTESSSESNNILSYKSCLNTNPIIGKPSSLAAYSFAHPPRMTSSYSHHHHTFIYDTEGTTTSSNTPTNN
- the LOC124497146 gene encoding uncharacterized protein LOC124497146 isoform X2; this encodes MSTTTDKDQTSTKEEYWYPLESDPTYWSDYLRSLTTGSSNGRYFIDIPSIDLVDEMGIFECHNIIAYIFLYQMKSYQQLGTLEPLDSSNCRNLFFMRQFVHNSCGSVALFHAYINTIASDKLNGTDSLIDRFYQENRDHTPEERGHSFATNSLLKQLHHDVSLHGQSELPSDEQLSKIDYHYVAFIPLNGSIFELDGRKSLPIIHQNDDQTQIDKDNFKRQALKIIKRYMQLDPNNLHYSLLALCTSSSSTTEEEDIDNHSIRSSSPMNICQSSSNDSDSGCMSSSYGESIQSPSTTPQQSIVVKSSMESSQSINGSNDNNGDNCGTLSSSTTTSSSLSVAIRTPPSTYDPNGFGVIEDQPEQNVHECREQDDEPNKIFVGGLPWDTTEYDLEYYFSHFGKVTEINIKYDPMSCLTRGFCFVTFQSEETVRTILRKPVHIIKGKIIELKRAKYRPICKKVFVGGLDPLITEQDIKTYFSQYGTVIAIESPKDKIRNRKREFCFIVFDSETAVDRACYYPRQYIINRICDVKKAQPQPICYQQKRMAATAGLDQTLSTAHLNKILLSDGGKTAAVAANIATVAPDNSATSSLPPDTLNPVLTPLGTILYYQPLNSARITTTATPTSSLSPRIMPIVATRPPPQATGTTIPFVPYPATGIYSPQALYASMASSVTNGYTHNLITGAANATAVTTANQTSNPLVEPSSVADYYLNYYAQTAAYYAQQQQQQQQTINESMSRSVAPNPSTMAIISSSRSSSSSTSSTTESSSESNNILSYKSCLNTNPIIGKPSSLAAYSFAHPPRMTSSYSHHHHTFIYDTEGTTTSSNTPTNN